In the Sulfurovum zhangzhouensis genome, one interval contains:
- the trmD gene encoding tRNA (guanosine(37)-N1)-methyltransferase TrmD, with amino-acid sequence MRFSFVTLFPNLIKGYFTESILKRAIDENRISIDFFNPRDFTTDKFNRVDAPMVGGGAGMLMTPQPLMDTLDSIKKESPDAHIIFVTPVAKPFKQNDAKRLAGKKHIVFVSGRYEGIDERVIEAHADEVFSIGDFILTGGELPSMVMCDAISRNIEEVLGNIDSLSMESYEGSFLEAPSFTKPKNYHGREVVSEFLKGNHSKITDFKRDLALCKTKFFRPDLYKKGIKHEK; translated from the coding sequence ATGCGCTTTTCTTTTGTAACACTTTTTCCTAACTTGATTAAAGGGTATTTCACTGAGAGTATCCTAAAGCGGGCTATTGATGAAAATAGGATCTCGATAGATTTTTTTAATCCACGCGACTTTACAACAGATAAATTCAATAGAGTAGATGCTCCAATGGTAGGTGGAGGTGCAGGAATGCTGATGACCCCACAACCGCTTATGGATACATTGGATAGCATAAAAAAAGAATCTCCTGATGCCCATATTATTTTTGTTACACCTGTGGCAAAACCGTTTAAACAAAACGATGCTAAGCGTTTGGCCGGGAAAAAGCATATTGTTTTTGTTTCAGGAAGATATGAGGGGATTGATGAGAGGGTGATCGAGGCACATGCAGATGAGGTTTTTTCGATCGGAGATTTTATTCTTACCGGTGGAGAATTGCCGAGTATGGTGATGTGTGATGCGATAAGTAGAAATATTGAAGAGGTATTGGGCAACATTGATTCATTGAGTATGGAAAGTTATGAAGGGTCGTTTTTAGAAGCACCTTCATTTACAAAACCAAAAAATTATCATGGACGTGAAGTAGTTTCAGAGTTCTTAAAGGGTAATCATAGTAAAATCACGGACTTTAAAAGAGACTTGGCTTTGTGTAAAACAAAGTTT
- the rimM gene encoding ribosome maturation factor RimM (Essential for efficient processing of 16S rRNA), translating to MEKFFIAQIGRTVGLWGDLKIHLHTDFPEQFKVGQTYHSDRGELTLIDINANKGTVRFQGYAGVEAAKKLTNAKIYATEAETKANCALSEGEHFWFDIIGCKVMQDDELLGEVEDIQRMLDVDYLLITTDESLVKEGFAKNFLLPYIPRYILNADTDNKKIFTQDAKDILEAS from the coding sequence ATGGAAAAATTTTTTATCGCTCAGATCGGGCGTACCGTAGGACTTTGGGGTGACCTTAAGATCCATCTTCATACAGACTTCCCGGAACAGTTTAAAGTAGGACAGACGTATCATAGTGACCGCGGAGAGCTGACACTGATTGATATCAATGCAAATAAGGGCACTGTACGTTTTCAAGGGTATGCAGGTGTAGAGGCTGCAAAGAAGTTGACTAATGCAAAGATCTATGCAACTGAAGCAGAAACCAAGGCCAATTGCGCCTTGAGTGAAGGTGAACATTTCTGGTTTGACATTATAGGTTGTAAAGTGATGCAGGATGATGAGCTTCTGGGTGAAGTAGAAGATATCCAGCGTATGCTGGATGTGGATTACCTGCTAATCACAACTGATGAGTCATTGGTAAAAGAAGGGTTTGCAAAAAACTTCCTTTTGCCATATATTCCAAGATATATACTCAATGCGGATACTGATAATAAAAAAATCTTTACACAAGATGCTAAAGATATATTAGAAGCCTCCTGA
- a CDS encoding KH domain-containing protein, whose protein sequence is MVDAFLIAYSKLLVEHPEDISVEITEIDEGLDEITIYANDEDVGKLIGKQGRMINSIKTVISGCKAKYGKNYRLNVKPIA, encoded by the coding sequence ATGGTAGATGCGTTCCTTATCGCTTATTCGAAACTTTTAGTGGAGCATCCCGAAGATATCTCAGTAGAGATTACTGAGATAGATGAAGGGTTGGATGAGATCACTATATATGCTAACGATGAGGATGTCGGCAAGCTTATCGGTAAGCAGGGACGCATGATAAACTCTATCAAGACAGTCATCTCCGGCTGTAAAGCAAAATACGGTAAAAACTACCGTCTCAATGTAAAGCCAATCGCATAA
- the rpsP gene encoding 30S ribosomal protein S16, whose product MTKIRMTRMGRKKKPFYRIVVTDSRKRRDGGWIESIGYYNPIGETKDINIDAERLNYWLSVGAQMTPTVQRIAGK is encoded by the coding sequence ATGACAAAGATCAGAATGACAAGAATGGGTAGAAAGAAGAAGCCATTTTACAGAATCGTAGTTACAGACAGTAGAAAAAGAAGAGACGGTGGTTGGATCGAATCTATCGGTTACTACAACCCGATCGGTGAAACTAAAGATATTAATATCGATGCTGAAAGACTAAACTACTGGCTAAGTGTTGGTGCTCAAATGACTCCAACAGTACAAAGAATTGCTGGAAAATAA
- the ffh gene encoding signal recognition particle protein — translation MFDTLTDSFKNAIGKIRFHDDEKALKKATDELKKSLLKADVHHKVVKELIKAVELDTKKNGIGKEQFMAALQKELTDILTIEGAPKGFTFASKPPTVVLMIGLQGSGKTTTTGKLAYFLKEQKKKKVLVIAADLQRLAAVEQLKQITSQIEVDLVADENASPETIVKQGLEKAQKELYDVVLIDTAGRLAIDEELMDELARVKEVAEPDELFYVADAMTGQDAVRTAQTFKEKIGITGVVLSKFDGDSKGGVALGLSEQVGAPLRFIGAGEKMPDLEQFIPDRIVSRLMGAGDVESLAEKAAAAIDPKEAKKMTQKIKKGQFNFNDFLDQMEQMKKLGSMKSIMGMIPGMSGMAKQIGDLDLENSAEIKMIKAMVSSMTAKERENPDLLDNMRKRRIAAGAGLDQMQVNRVLKQFKNAAKMAKKLSGKGGMKQMQDLMKQMQGGGFPGMPR, via the coding sequence ACTGATGAACTTAAAAAATCACTTCTGAAAGCAGATGTTCACCATAAAGTGGTCAAAGAGCTTATCAAAGCTGTGGAACTGGATACCAAGAAAAACGGTATTGGTAAAGAACAGTTTATGGCTGCATTACAAAAAGAACTCACCGATATACTTACTATTGAAGGTGCCCCCAAAGGGTTTACCTTTGCTTCCAAGCCACCAACCGTGGTGCTCATGATCGGTCTTCAGGGTTCCGGTAAGACAACTACAACTGGGAAGCTTGCTTATTTCCTAAAGGAACAGAAAAAGAAAAAAGTATTGGTTATTGCTGCTGACCTTCAGAGACTTGCAGCAGTAGAACAGCTTAAACAGATCACTTCACAAATTGAAGTTGATCTGGTTGCTGATGAAAATGCTTCTCCTGAAACGATTGTGAAGCAGGGACTCGAGAAGGCCCAAAAAGAGCTTTATGATGTGGTACTGATCGATACTGCCGGACGTTTGGCTATCGATGAGGAACTGATGGATGAACTGGCACGCGTGAAAGAAGTGGCCGAGCCTGATGAACTCTTCTATGTAGCAGATGCTATGACAGGTCAGGATGCTGTGAGAACAGCACAGACCTTTAAAGAGAAGATAGGAATCACAGGTGTTGTACTCTCGAAATTTGACGGTGATAGTAAGGGTGGAGTTGCACTTGGACTAAGCGAGCAGGTAGGTGCACCACTTCGTTTCATTGGTGCGGGTGAGAAGATGCCGGACCTTGAGCAGTTCATTCCTGATCGTATCGTGAGCCGTCTTATGGGAGCAGGGGATGTAGAATCACTTGCTGAGAAAGCTGCTGCGGCTATTGATCCTAAAGAAGCGAAAAAAATGACTCAAAAGATCAAGAAAGGTCAGTTTAATTTCAATGACTTCCTAGATCAGATGGAGCAAATGAAGAAGCTTGGATCGATGAAATCAATAATGGGGATGATCCCGGGAATGAGCGGTATGGCAAAACAGATCGGTGATCTGGATTTGGAAAATTCTGCTGAGATCAAGATGATCAAGGCGATGGTATCCTCTATGACAGCCAAAGAGAGAGAAAACCCTGATCTTCTCGATAATATGCGTAAAAGAAGAATTGCTGCAGGTGCAGGGCTTGATCAAATGCAAGTGAACCGTGTCCTAAAGCAATTTAAAAATGCTGCGAAGATGGCTAAAAAGCTATCAGGTAAGGGTGGCATGAAACAAATGCAGGATCTAATGAAACAGATGCAAGGCGGTGGATTCCCCGGTATGCCTCGCTAA